One Pullulanibacillus sp. KACC 23026 DNA segment encodes these proteins:
- the coaBC gene encoding bifunctional phosphopantothenoylcysteine decarboxylase/phosphopantothenate--cysteine ligase CoaBC has translation MRGKTILLAVAGGIAAFKAAALTSMLTKAGASVHVLMTSAAKEFVGVQTFQALSRNPVYDDTFTEKVPHQIAHIDLADKADLILVAPATANIIAKLASGQADDMVTTTILASKAPVWVAPAMNVNMYDHPAVRDNLNRLKSFGYEVFEPGEGLLACGWIGKGRLPEPEDLFSSMEDYFFSKEHPPLLRGKRIMITAGPTREPIDPVRYITNYSSGKMGYALAKAAKRLGAHVTLIAGPTDLKAPAVDEFVPVVTTADMYEAANSRFAACDAVIKSAAVADYRPKQVLEKKYKKTAESTDWSIELVENPDILKSLGERKKTNQVLIGFAAETNDLMTNALAKIAKKNLDAVVANDVSQSGIGFHSDENEVTIFFKNGTSELVSQRTKDDVAYEVCKALARLLNQREEA, from the coding sequence ATGAGAGGAAAAACCATCCTTTTAGCGGTTGCTGGAGGAATTGCAGCCTTTAAAGCAGCGGCATTAACAAGCATGCTGACAAAAGCCGGAGCGTCGGTTCATGTGCTGATGACATCAGCTGCTAAAGAGTTTGTCGGGGTGCAAACCTTTCAAGCCTTATCCCGAAATCCGGTTTACGACGATACTTTTACAGAGAAAGTTCCTCATCAAATCGCTCACATTGATCTGGCTGATAAAGCTGATCTAATCCTTGTGGCGCCGGCAACGGCCAATATCATTGCAAAATTAGCAAGCGGACAAGCTGATGATATGGTGACAACGACGATTCTAGCCTCCAAAGCACCTGTTTGGGTGGCACCTGCCATGAATGTGAACATGTATGACCATCCTGCTGTACGGGACAATCTGAACCGCTTGAAGTCCTTCGGTTATGAAGTGTTTGAGCCGGGTGAAGGTCTTCTTGCTTGCGGTTGGATTGGAAAAGGCCGGCTCCCTGAACCTGAAGATTTATTTTCATCAATGGAAGACTACTTTTTTTCAAAGGAGCACCCGCCTCTTTTACGAGGGAAACGCATAATGATTACAGCGGGTCCAACACGCGAGCCTATCGATCCCGTGCGTTACATAACGAATTACTCTTCCGGAAAAATGGGTTATGCACTCGCAAAAGCGGCTAAGCGCTTAGGGGCGCATGTGACCTTGATAGCCGGTCCGACTGATTTGAAGGCACCAGCTGTTGATGAGTTCGTTCCAGTCGTGACAACGGCCGACATGTATGAAGCCGCGAATTCACGGTTTGCAGCCTGCGATGCGGTTATTAAATCCGCGGCGGTCGCCGATTATCGCCCTAAGCAGGTCTTGGAGAAAAAATACAAAAAAACGGCAGAGAGTACGGACTGGTCGATTGAACTCGTCGAAAATCCTGATATTCTTAAATCCTTGGGAGAGCGCAAAAAAACAAATCAAGTTTTAATTGGATTTGCTGCTGAGACAAATGATCTTATGACCAATGCTTTAGCCAAAATAGCCAAAAAGAATCTTGATGCGGTTGTGGCGAATGACGTCAGCCAATCGGGCATCGGGTTTCACTCTGACGAAAATGAAGTGACGATTTTCTTCAAAAATGGGACCTCAGAGCTTGTTTCCCAAAGAACAAAGGATGACGTCGCCTATGAAGTATGCAAAGCCCTTGCCCGTCTTTTGAACCAGAGGGAAGAAGCATGA